In Ictalurus punctatus breed USDA103 chromosome 3, Coco_2.0, whole genome shotgun sequence, the following are encoded in one genomic region:
- the znf330 gene encoding zinc finger protein 330, whose amino-acid sequence MPKKKTGARKKAENRKEREKQNRANREHVDVAKQACNSSMDCDKCLRRQKNRAFCYFCGLVQKLPMCAQCGKTKCMKSSDCVIKHPGVHSTGMGMVGAICDFCEAWVCHGRKCLSTHACSCPLADADCIECDRSVWEHGGRIFRCSFCHNFLCEDDQFEHQASCQVLEAETFKCVSCNRLGQHSCLRCKACFCDEHARSKVFKQEKGKAPPCPKCGHQTQETKDLSMSTRTHKFGRQTGADDDYYGASGYDSYWKSTSSGGAADQEDDDDDEDYEDDEEDEDDDEEEDEEEDEDEAEAVDSLGNLSLGVSSAGGDK is encoded by the exons ATGCCGAAGAAGAAGACCGGCGCTCGCAAGAAGGCTGAAAACCGGAAGGAGCGAGAGAAACAGAACCGAGCCAACAGAGAGCACGTCGACGTCGCAAAGCAAGCGTGCAACTCCTCCATG GACTGTGATAAATGTCTGAG ACGACAGAAGAACCGAGCGTTTTGTTACTTCTGTGGGTTGGTGCAGAAGCTCCCCATGTGCGCTCAGTGCG gtaAAACGAAGTGCATGAAGTCTTCAGACTGTGTGATTAAACACCCTGGTGTCCACAGCACGGGCATGGGCATGGTG GGAGCGATCTGTGATTTCTGCGAGGCCTGGGTGTGTCATGGAAGGAAGTGTCTGAGCACTCACGCCTGTTCCTGTCCCCTGGCTGATGCAGACTGCATCGAATGTGACCGCAGTGTGTGGGAGCATG GAGGCCGCATCTTCCGCTGCTCTTTCTGCCACAACTTCCTGTGCGAGGATGACCAGTTTGAGCATCAGGCCAGCTGCCAGGTCCTGGAGGCAGAGACTTTTAAAT GTGTCTCGTGCAATCGCCTTGGCCAGCACTCGTGTCTCCGATGTAAG GCCTGCTTCTGTGATGAGCACGCTCGAAGCAAAGTGTTCAAGCAGGAGAAAGGCAAGGCGCCTCCGTGTCCTAAGTGCGGCCACCAAACGCAGGAGACTAAAGACCTCAGCATGTCCA CTCGGACTCATAAGTTCGGCCGGCAGACCGGCGCCGACGACGACTACTACGGAGCGTCGGGATACGATTCCTACTGGAAGAGCACCTCATCCGGAGGAGCTGCAGACCAGGAagatgacgacgacgacgaaGATTACGAGGACGACGAAGAGGACGAGGACGACGACGAGGAGGAAGACGAGGAAGAAGACGAAGACGAGGCTGAAGCGGTGGATTCACTCGGCAACCTGAGCCTCGGTGTGAGCTCGGCCGGCGGAGACAAGTGA